One genomic segment of Procambarus clarkii isolate CNS0578487 chromosome 34, FALCON_Pclarkii_2.0, whole genome shotgun sequence includes these proteins:
- the LOC138371066 gene encoding repetin-like: MERRTYPPTAPLLCQLGGLEPSQAPVSLYLPEPQGGRPSTHWESHKVGGRQHTGRATRWRLSTHWESHKVGGPSSTLGEPQGGRPSSTLGEPQGGRPSTHWESHKVGGRQHWESHKVGGRQHTGRATRWEAVNTLGEPQGGRAVNTLGEPQGGRPSTHWESHKVGGRQHTGRATRWEGRQHTGRATRWEAVNTLGEPQGGRPSTHWESHKVGGRQHTGRATRWEAVNTLGEPQGGRPSTHWESHKVGGRQAHWESHKVGGRQHTGRATRWEAVNTLGEPQGGRPSTHWESHKVGGRQHTGRATRWEAVNTLGEPQGGRPSTHWESHKVGGPSTHWESHKVGGPSTHWESHKVGGRQAHWESHKVGGRQAHWESHKVGGRQHTGRATRWEAVNTLGEPQGGRPSTHWESHKVGGRQHTGRATRWEAVNTLGEPQGGRPSTHWESHKVGGRQHTGRATRWEAVNTLGESQDGRPSTHWESHKVGGRQHTGRATRWEAVNTLGEPQDGWPSTHWESHKVGSRQHSGRATRWGAVNTLGEPQGGGPSTHWENHKVGGRQAHWESHKVGGRQHTGRATRWAVNTLAEPQGGRPSAHWESHKMGRQAHWESHKVGRQHTGRATRWAVNTLGEPQGGRAVNTLGEPQGGRPSTHWESHKKGGRQYTGRATRWEAVNTLGEPQGGRPSTHWESHKKGGRQYTGRTTRWEAVNTLAEPQSGRAVKHTVRATRWEAVNTLGEPQDGRAVNTLGEPQGGRPSTHWESHKVGGRQHTGRATRRVAVNTLGEPQGGRAVKRIMYNFL; this comes from the exons ATGGAGAGACGAACATATCCAccgacagcaccgctcctgtgccag TTGGGGGGATTGGAGCCTTCGCAAGCCCCTGTCTCCCTTTACCTTCCAGAGCCACAAGGTGGGAGGCCGTCAACACACTGGGAGAGCCACAAGGTGGGAGGCCGTCAGCACACTGGGAGAGCCACAAGGTGGAGGCTGTCAACACACTGGGAGAGCCACAAGGTGGGAGGGCCGTCAAGCACACTGGGAGAGCCACAAGGTGGGAGGCCGTCAAGCACACTGGGAGAGCCACAAGGTGGGAGGCCGTCAACACACTGGGAGAGCCACAAGGTGGGAGGCCGTCAACACTGGGAGAGCCACAAGGTGGGAGGCCGTCAACACACTGGGAGAGCCACAAGGTGGGAGGCCGTCAACACACTGGGAGAGCCACAAGGTGGGAGGGCCGTCAACACACTGGGAGAGCCACAAGGTGGGAGGCCGTCAACACACTGGGAGAGCCACAAGGTGGGAGGCCGTCAACACACTGGGAGAGCCACAAGGTGGGAGGGCCGTCAACACACTGGGAGAGCCACAAGGTGGGAGGCCGTCAACACACTGGGAGAGCCACAAGGTGGGAGGCCGTCAACACACTGGGAGAGCCACAAGGTGGGAGGCCGTCAACACACTGGGAGAGCCACAAGGTGGGAGGCCGTCAACACACTGGGAGAGCCACAAGGTGGGAGGCCGTCAACACACTGGGAGAGCCACAAGGTGGGAGGCCGTCAAGCACACTGGGAGAGCCACAAGGTGGGAGGCCGTCAACACACTGGGAGAGCCACAAGGTGGGAGGCCGTCAACACACTGGGAGAGCCACAAGGTGGGAGGCCGTCAACACACTGGGAGAGCCACAAGGTGGGAGGCCGTCAACACACTGGGAGAGCCACAAGGTGGGAGGCCGTCAACACACTGGGAGAGCCACAAGGTGGGAGGCCGTCAACACACTGGGAGAGCCACAAGGTGGGAGGGCCGTCAACACACTGGGAGAGCCACAAGGTGGGAGGGCCGTCAACACACTGGGAGAGTCACAAGGTGGGAGGCCGTCAAGCACACTGGGAGAGTCACAAGGTGGGAGGCCGTCAAGCACACTGGGAGAGCCACAAGGTGGGAGGCCGTCAACACACTGGGAGAGCCACAAGGTGGGAGGCCGTCAACACACTGGGAGAGCCACAAGGTGGGAGGCCGTCAACACACTGGGAGAGCCACAAGGTGGGAGGCCGTCAACACACTGGGAGAGCCACAAGGTGGGAGGCCGTCAACACACTGGGAGAGCCACAAGGTGGGAGGCCGTCAACACACTGGGAGAGTCACAAGGTGGGAGGCCGTCAACACACTGGGAGAGCCACAAGGTGGGAGGCCGTCAACACACTGGGAGAGTCACAAGATGGGAGGCCGTCAACACACTGGGAGAGCCACAAGGTGGGAGGCCGTCAACACACTGGGAGAGCCACAAGGTGGGAGGCCGTCAACACACTGGGAGAGCCACAAGATGGGTGGCCGTCAACACACTGGGAGAGCCACAAGGTGGGAAGCCGTCAACACTCTGGGAGAGCCACAAGGTGGGGGGCCGTCAACACACTGGGAGAGCCACAAGGTGGGGGGCCGTCAACACACTGGGAGAACCACAAGGTGGGAGGCCGTCAAGCACACTGGGAGAGCCACAAGGTGGGAGGCcgtcaacacactggcagagccaCAAGATGGGCcgtcaacacactggcagagccaCAAGGTGGGAGGCCGTCAGCACACTGGGAGAGCCACAAGATGGGCCGTCAAGCACACTGGGAGAGCCACAAGGTGGGCCGTCAACACACTGGGAGAGCCACAAGGTGGGCCGTCAACACACTGGGAGAGCCACAAGGTGGGAGGGCCGTCAACACACTGGGAGAGCCACAAGGTGGGAGGCCGTCAACACACTGGGAGAGCCACAAGAAGGGTGGCCGTCAATACACTGGGAGAGCCACAAGATGGGAGGCCGTCAACACACTGGGAGAGCCACAAGGTGGGAGGCCGTCAACACACTGGGAGAGCCACAAGAAGGGTGGCCGTCAATACACTGGGAGAACCACAAGATGGGAGGCcgtcaacacactggcagagccaCAAAGTGGGAGGGCCGTCAAGCACACTGTGAGAGCCACAAGGTGGGAGGCCGTCAACACACTGGGAGAGCCACAAGATGGGAGGGCCGTCAACACACTGGGAGAGCCACAAGGTGGGAGGCCGTCAACACACTGGGAGAGCCACAAGGTGGGAGGCCGTCAACACACTGGGAGAGCCACAAGAAGGGTGGCCGTCAATACACTGGGAGAGCCACAAGGTGGGAGGGCCGTCAAACGCATTATGTACAATTTCCTTTAA